From a region of the Bradyrhizobium manausense genome:
- a CDS encoding ribbon-helix-helix domain-containing protein: MKSPVVKRSIVVAGHKTSVSLEEAFWNGMKEISGLRNMTLSELVGEIDGARQQGNLSSAIRLFVLDYFKSRAMAAIQADKVPA, encoded by the coding sequence ATGAAGTCGCCCGTCGTGAAGCGATCGATCGTGGTCGCCGGCCACAAGACCAGCGTCAGCCTGGAAGAGGCGTTCTGGAACGGCATGAAGGAGATCTCGGGCCTGCGCAACATGACGCTGTCCGAGCTCGTCGGCGAAATCGACGGCGCCCGCCAGCAGGGCAATCTGTCCTCGGCGATCCGCCTGTTCGTGCTCGACTACTTCAAGAGCCGCGCCATGGCCGCCATCCAGGCAGACAAGGTCCCGGCCTAG
- a CDS encoding DUF4169 family protein, whose product MGNVINLKRFRKRAEREASAKQADANRTKFGRTKAERSADEKQAAQANTHLDQHRIDREEQP is encoded by the coding sequence ATGGGGAACGTCATCAACCTGAAGCGTTTCAGGAAGCGCGCCGAGCGGGAAGCGTCGGCGAAGCAGGCGGACGCCAACCGAACGAAGTTCGGCCGCACGAAGGCCGAGCGGTCGGCGGACGAGAAGCAGGCGGCCCAGGCGAACACGCATCTGGACCAGCATCGGATCGATCGCGAGGAGCAGCCATGA